A stretch of Prunus dulcis chromosome 6, ALMONDv2, whole genome shotgun sequence DNA encodes these proteins:
- the LOC117630162 gene encoding putative pentatricopeptide repeat-containing protein At1g12700, mitochondrial: protein MRTPIRKLSRGNQLEGGLSALLLRDAEDDDTDYNCCFFFFLLLLEQQRSTRTQLEQPKRDLPKITNVEDAFNVFDRMLQMRPLPSVVRFNKILGQVAKLKHYSAVISLYNQMGVSRIGHDVYTLTILINCYCHLNQMGFSLSVLGKFFKLGLEPDVFTFTTLINGFLLENRVAEAAGIFNKMIAGGNCQPNVVTYGTLVKGFCMKGNNSAAIQLLRKMEEGACKPDLVVYSTIIDSLCKDTLVDDALNFFSEMMCKGIAPDVITYNSLINGVCKLGEWKEAARLLNDMVSKNIFPDVCTFSVLVDTFCKEGMAGEAEGVVKMMIERDIEPDRVTYNSLMDGYCLRGEMSKAGKVFKLMLSKGSMVDVVSCNTLINGYCKHKMMDEAMMLLREMTCKGLVPDIVTYNTLVDSCCKVGKLGDAQQLFSEMQACGQLPDVQTYAILLDGLCKNQQISTAIQLFKEMEGKKLDADIVIYTILIEGLCIAEKIESAKELFCSLSSRGLQPNVRTYTIMINGLCIGGRTIEAEKLLIEMEEKGCSPNGWTYNVIIRGFINNNETVTVTGLIQQMVEKGFSADAWTTELIVDLLVKDKVDPALLPLMQKENYELNLPQLKLNRSSDHPNKH from the exons ATGAGGACTCCTATACGAAAG CTTTCTCGAGGAAACCAGTTGGAGGGAGGTTTGAGCGCCCTTTTACTCAGAGatgctgaagatgatgatacGGACTACAactgctgcttcttcttcttcttgttattGCTGGAGCAGCAGAG ATCTACAAGAACCCAACTAGAGCAGCCAAAAAGAGACTTACCCAAAATCACAAATGTTGAGGATGCTTTCAATGTGTTCGATAGAATGCTTCAAATGCGCCCTCTGCCTTCTGTTGTCCGTTTCAATAAAATCTTAGGTCAAGTtgcaaaattgaaacattaCTCGGCCGTCATCTCATTGTATAACCAAATGGGTGTGTCGAGGATTGGACATGATGTTTATACCCTAACCATACTCATAAATTGTTATTGTCATCTAAACCAAATGGGGTTTAGTTTATCTGTATTGGGGAAATTCTTCAAACTTGGTCTTGAACCAGATGTCTTTACCTTCACCACTCTAATCAACGGCTTTCTTCTCGAGAATAGAGTGGCGGAGGCAGCAggaattttcaacaaaatgaTTGCGGGAGGGAATTGTCAGCCTAATGTGGTTACTTATGGCACACTAGTTAAGGGCTTTTGCATGAAAGGTAACAACAGTGCAGCTATTCAATTGCTTAGGAAGATGGAGGAAGGAGCTTGCAAGCCTGACCTAGTTGTCTATAGCACAATCATCGACAGTCTTTGTAAGGATACACTAGTTGATGATGCATTAAACTTCTTCTCAGAAATGATGTGCAAGGGTATTGCCCCAGATGTCATTACCTATAACTCTTTGATTAATGGAGTTTGCAAATTAGGTGAGTGGAAAGAAGCTGCAAGGTTGTTGAATGACATGGTGAGTAAAAATATCTTTCCAGATGTGTGCACATTCAGTGTCTTGGTAGACACATTTTGTAAGGAGGGGATGGCTGGGGAAGCAGAAGGCGTGGTCAAAATGATGATTGAAAGAGATATTGAACCTGATAGGGTTACATACAATTCACTTATGGATGGTTACTGTTTGCGAGGAGAAATGAGCAAGGCTGGAAAAGTTTTTAAACTAATGCTTAGCAAGGGATCGATGGTTGATGTTGTTAGTTGCAACACATTGATAAATGGATATTGTAAGCATAAGATGATGGATGAGGCCATGATGCTACTTCGGGAAATGACTTGTAAGGGACTGGTTCCGGATATCGTTACTTATAACACTCTTGTTGACAGTTGTTGCAAAGTGGGGAAATTAGGTGATGCACAACAGTTGTTCTCAGAGATGCAAGCTTGTGGTCAACTTCCAGATGTTCAAACTTATGCTATTCTGCTGGATGGCCTGTGTAAAAACCAACAAATTTCTACAGCAATTCAACTGTTTAAAGAGATGGAAGGCAAGAAGTTGGATGCAGATATTGTGATTTACACTATTCTTATTGAAGGTTTGTGCATAgctgaaaaaattgaatctgcAAAGGAACTCTTTTGTAGTTTATCATCAAGAGGGCTTCAACCGAATGTAAGGACATATACCATAATGATTAATGGACTCTGTATTGGGGGCCGAACAATTGAAGCAGAAAAGCTGCTTATCGAAATGGAAGAGAAAGGTTGTTCTCCAAATGGTTGGACCTACAACGTAATTATTCGAGGGTTTATCAATAACAATGAGACAGTAACGGTGACAGGACTTATTCAacaaatggtggagaagggttTCTCAGCAGATGCATGGACTACAGAATTGATAGTTGATCTATTGGTTAAAGATAAAGTAGATCCTGCATTGTTGCCATTGATGCAAAAAGAGAATTATGAACTTAATTTGCCTCAGTTAAAGTTGAACAGATCTTCTGACCATCCCAATAAACATTGA